The genomic interval GGACAGatttaagacagacagacagacatattgaCTTTATGTAATTttaagagcttcaaagttctggtcaccattcacttgcattgtatggacctacagagctgaaatattcttctaaaaatcttcatttgtgttctgcagaagatagaaagtcatacacatctcggatgtaaatgatgagagtaaatgatgagagaattttcattttttgggtgaacatttctTTAAGAGTGTAAGAACTGTCACAGGTAGTGTTGCAACAGTACCTGGCATTAGGACAGTTGTAACAAATGCGCTCCTTGTCTTCACACTGGTGTGGAAAATAGGAACAATATACTTCATGTTTTtgacatttgttttgttggtaGACAGATAAAGGTAtcttatgtgaaaaaaaaaaaaaaagtcatgttctGGTCATTCTTTTGCAGTATATTAAAAACCCAAACGAGTTACAACCTTCTTCTTTTTTCAATGTAAGAAGTTCTCTAAGCATCTTCTATAAAGTAAAGAGGCTGGGCATACGATGTTCTACGGCAGGACCAATCTGGATGGAGAGTCCCAAGATGTGCATGTGGCGCTGCCCAATCGTGAGGAATGGAGGTTGTTTTGAATCGGCGAGACTCCCTGGCCAATCAGACCGGTCTCGTGTTAAGCTAGCGCGAGGCTCAGAGCATGGGGTTTAAAGAGGAGAGGAAGGGAAGACAGTGGCGAGATTTCTATCAACTCAACAACACAGGTACGGGATAAGGCATCTTGTATTTAACACAACAATTTCACTTGTATTTGGCTTAAACTGATTTCATATGATGCATATTTCTGGAATTTGTATATAACTACATTTATTCCAACAATGTAGAattgataaaaatgtgttttattattattattattattattattattattattaagttgttTAAATGTAAAGGTCAAGAAGGAGATAAGTTTATTTGAGATTTATTTACAAGTCTTAACGTGTTGTCTGAGGAATTGTCGATGCGTTTTCTAAATAATCCCAAAGATGTATGGAAATTAATATAAATTGACCGAGTGTGTTCTATAGAGGTCAAAGGCATTGTAATTTCCCAGATTTATTGTTATCAAAATTCACgttatttccttttcttttaactGAAAGGAGAAAAGTTATTGAACTGTGATTTTATCGGACTGTATTCTTCACACGCATCGCTGCTGTGTGTAATACTGAATATGGCTCGCTCTGTCCTGTCTACGAACCACCCTTCTTTAATACAGACCGATTTAGATTACATCTTCGTGCAGTGGTATATATTATAAGCGAATTTATTCGCTTACGCCATTACTCTTTGCTCTCTATCCTACGATATGAAAGACGAGTCAGTATAAGCGTTGTAAGCTTGTTATTGCATTTTACCTTTTCCAACTTCAACAAGCGCGCCTGCCGTGTATTAAAATGGCTGGCGATTGAAACCATTGACGAGCAAGCTATTCCTTCACGCAGCAACGACGGGAAATTTTCAGACAGAAAACGTACACATTAAGGCATAAAAAGCACTTTCCATTCGTTTTCGCTTAATACTGTTTATCTCTAGCTTCGCGTATTAAAATAAAGACTATATTTGGCGATTTATCATCTTTTTGATCTTGACAGTTCGCATCGGGAATGGGTTGCTTGTATTCTTTGTTGAGGCAGCACTGCGCCAAGCGACAGCTAGGGCTCCAACTTGGAAAAACAGTTAAATACGACAAAATACCATATGACAGCTTTTGACAATTATCGGAAACAAAAATTACTACGTTTGTTTTAGTTGATAAAcgtgtttttcttttaattaaagaTCAGCGATCGCTAGAATCGCCATTTAAATCCGAGGGTGTGTGTGGCTTTGTTGCATGATCAACCCATCTGTTTGCTCGCTCCGCAAAGAAGCCATTTTAATGAATGAAGCAGCGCAAGGCAACTGCTTGTACCAGTTACTATACAGCATATAACTCTCACTATATACAAGTAGTGAGGAAGAAAGCTATTTGCACAGTTTCAAAccagtaaaaaattatttaaaagaaaaacaaggaGTAAAAGATTGACCAAAATAAAGAACAGTTTCTGTCAtaaggatgcatttcaccaaaggGAAGTTGAATTATTCTAGTGATGACTTTTCTGTTTTTagctgcatttttttatttgaggcTAACCTCACATGAACTCACTATACTGACATAGTGGGTATGAAAGTAGTTCATGTTTGTGCAACTGAACGGCCAAAACTTTTGgtaataaaagaaaacaataaaatgtgtATTGCTAATTACTTCTGGGCTGCTACCACAAAgggagggggggggggcataTAGTATTTCCCCCTAAAAGAGCAGTAAACACCAATCAGTCTCATTAATAATCAGTTCACATCCCCCACACAAGACAGACGGGTCTGCAATTCCCTTTGTGTAATGCTTTGGTAATAACAAGTCTCATCTTGGTTTAATAAGCCCTGCATCtcactgattttaaaaatgtaccatGTTCAATGTACACTAATAAAATGCCTAAGCATAATGAGTGGGGCTCAGTCATTTTATGTTTTCAATCAGTTTTATTAAGCCAACTGTACatcttaaagaaaagaaaatagcaagaaaaattacatttgcatattcttctgtgtaacataaaataataaaaaatacatttacatattcaAATGTTCTTTTTTCTTGTGAAGACACTATTTCTTATTACATTTTTAGAGATATTTTGACAGAACAAGAGAAGGTATTAGTGGACACAGGACCCCACTCAACTAACGAAATGGCAAAAGGGGACCCCAGGAAACCCAAGGGCAAGATGTCCTCTTATGCCTACTTCATTCAGACATGCCGAGaggagcacaaaaagaaaacccCAGAGATTCCGGTCAGCTTTTCAGAATTCTCCAAAAGGTGCTCTGGAAGATGGAAGGTTAGCTCtgcagtatatattatattatataccaaaattatcattcatatttttatttcaacTTACTGTGTATTGATTGTGTTTAGAATAATCTTGGAAGTGTCTATAACTGATCTATCGGCCTTCATTGTAGCCACTGATCagttgttaaaggtgcagtatgtaagattcagaaacccttgttattaatgacacctgtggccattaagtgaactgcagccagctacctgttgctcgtgctcgcgctcgtgcacacactccatagggacacgagtgagtcaaaacaatgacgtaacgtacaaagagactaaacgtgatccaccggcatcatgctgacagatgaggtagcataattaaaattacacagttatgattgttttactacaaactttgagactaaactaaaactacttatcagctaacatagcatactgatacacacatacagctacatactaccaaactataccagacagtttactgttgcactattgtatgtcatatgttgtactacgaataagaaaccagcgtatttgcttaaatttatcctgtatacctgacttttagtataaagagaagatcattgaaattatttgaaagttgtgaagcaaggtagcttgcagttcgtcagcattagcaggcaagatcaagttagctaaaattgcACAGATCAATcattatggcactatatttcacatgctttgcagttatgtaagcttacctgtccaataagaagaaagccaattcagggtcagttttgatccccgaAACTGAAACATAGTTCCCtctaggaatcaaatgccctgctgatgttcactctagttttcccggattcagtagaaggctctcgggagcgcgcataaacgtcacatcctttggattttcctggcaaaaccaacccgctcccttcacatgaaaatcagtctacaggctttaataggcaacctaggaagtctgggaagggctcgttttctaagttgtgttacaagccgttcacacattggcaaaaaaaggtgaatattacatgaaaattgttacatattgcacctttaattagcGTTTACACAAATGCAATGCAAGCGAATGCAGAGATACTTcaattttctcagtggaaaatgcTCTTATATTTGTTTACTTAGGCAATGTCAGATAAAGAGAAATCCAGGTTTGAGGACATGGCCAAACAGGATAAAGTGCGTTACGATCAAGAGATGATGCACTACATGCCTGGCAAGAAAGGCAAAAAGAAGGATCCCAATGCCCCCAAGAGACCATGGTGAGTAGTTCTAAACTACACATTCAGTTACCTGATTCACTGTTTACGTTTTCTTAGAATTATTCAAAAATTGCAGTGTATACTTACTTAAAAATGAACTGGTaacactataacacagagcagtatttttttattttgtcaaacaaaatctataaatcagccacaatgcagaacagacacacccacacacacacataaatgagggggtaagaccataacacacacacaatgcagcacacacacacagaaattaatGCTAGAGACTAACATAGCCAGAACGCAGAACACAATACACacgcacatacaaacacatatgtgcatgcacacacatagaACAAAATCTTGAGTTTTCTGTTTTATACACTATTTGAATTTTTATAATCCAtttctgttcatttctgtttattgctgttcattttcttgacattattattcatttacttttagttatttaattttggtgtttaaaataaatgattgctAACAAAATGACAattgtcttctctttgtaacaccaggtcaggtttcactgtaagcataatgtgacattattgtGTGATgcttcaaaacattaaaaaaaaactaaaacggatgctaaactttgacaaataatagtttgataatgtttaatcatatatccaaatgcataatttGTGATAAAATATAGAATTACTAAAGAGTagcactgcagccatctactggctattattgattttcaagtcatgttatttttcttttttgaccagatggcagcaatctgcctcgaacacatgacacattctcatattttcttacaCCTGTACTGTGTCTGGCCAATAATGACCACAAACGGTAAATCGGCCCTTCTTTTacagaataggagggttaaggACTAAAAAATTATACAAGACATTGTTTACTGTACTTGACAAGTAATTAAAATATTGCTCATGAACAGACAGAGTTGAGTATTTTATAGCCACTTGTACTGTAAATGACAATGAAATTCTTAGTCGCTTTGACCTCCAGCACATGCAAGGCAGTAAGCACATCACAGTATAGTTAGAGCAAAAGGGCATTTAGGTAGAaaaatgagtaaaacaaataaatacacactAATACTTCATATTGTGGATTAATAAATTAATGTTGCTGTCACCTTATCATTCATTAGCTCTGGATTTTTCCTATTCTGCTCGGAGCACCGTCCACAAATCAAAGCTCAGTACCCCAGCTTGGGTATTGGAGATGTGGCCAAAAAACTAGGCGAGATGTGGAACAACCTCACAGATTCCAACAAACAACCCTACTTGATAAAGGCCAACAAGCTTAAGGACAAGTATCAAAAGGCATGTCTAGATCTAGATGCTAGTTGTCCATCATGGAATATGCTCATATAACAATTCCAGTTCTTTACAATATAATATTCTTTTCACAGGATGTTGCTGACTACAAGACAAAAGGCAAGGTTGGAGGTGTGTCTATGGGAATGGGAATGGGAATGATGGGCAACTGTATGGCTCCAAAACCCATGATGAAGAGCAATATGGAtcatgaagatgatgatgaggaaGATGAAGAAGAGGACGATGATGATTTTGATGATGATGAATAgactttcatttttttgtgtgtttgatcaATGGTAATATGATTACAACAACTATTTTCCTTCATTGAAGTACAGTAAGATACGGAAAACACTGGTGGTCTCTCATAGCCTCATTATTGGTTTGTGTACTGTGGGTGAGAGACTAACTACCACAGCATCATACCTCCAgctatatgtgtgtgcatgtgcacatgAGAAGATTTCACATCATCATCGTAGCCCAGTGTCTTCCTAGACCATGTTTGTATACTTTTACCAATTgtataacaaaaaacatttaaacgaGTAATACCATTTCTCTATATGTAAATCCCTGACcgatatatttttctttatttttcagaGTTCTCTGAGAATGTTTGTAACTGTATATGGTTCAAATTGAGTATAGATTGTTTTTATGGTTGTAGTATGTTGCATGTGAAAGGTGTCATAGTTTGGTACTGTGCATCAGTATCAGACATTTCATGCTGAACAAGTCCCTAGCTTTTATTCCTCTTCCCTGTCCGTTTTAGGAAAACCCTGCAGACGAGCGCAAAATAGCAATTACTACCAGCACATCAATTAGTCCTGCTGCAGGGGTGTGTGCTAGATGTTGTTTACTATACTACATTAGATATTAGCACATCTGAAATCAATATAGGAAAGATATTTATGTTATCTTTCCTATGTTTTAACTATTATGTGATCTAGGAAtgcgcagataaaaaaaaaaaaaaaaatgcagatacccaaaatttttatttttttgttattgctgaaaacaaaatcaatacttttgttttctttaagCAGCATCCGTGCTAATGCTCCAAActatattttacacatttgtgcaAAATGAGGGGAAATCAACCTGGCGTAAAACGAGTATtatgtttgcattaaaaaaaaaaagatttagcaCTGATATTATCTGCTGCCAATTTAAACTAGATCAGCAATGCTCATATTGGCCGACATCAGTATGGTCTccaatatattgtgcatccctagtttGAACCTTTTATGTTTTCTTGAATATAAAGTGCGAAGCAATGCAACATGATGATAAATCTGTACTTATCTGTATCTAGAGTTTTCATTTTATATGTTTGAAGTTTGCGATTAAATTGAAACATTTTTATTCGTGTCTTATACTTGTCTGTCCATAGAACAAGAACATAGTAAAAAGATATTGACCGTATGCTGGTGAATGTGGATTAACAAAAAGTATGCTTGTTTGAAAAATACATATTGGAAAAACCATTGCATAAAAATGGGCACAGTTTTACCCCAatattactgattttttaatCTCGCCACATTTGCAACATGTTGAAGTTTAAGTATACTTCTTTCATCAAAATaagtaataattaatttaaaaactaaataGATAAATGCAAAACCAACCTTTCTTACTTTTGAAAATGCATAATGCAGTCTATCATAAATACACATTACACAATTGCCATGGGTATATTATGGTTGGCAAACTTTGTGCTGTGTTCAGTACCATAATGTGTGGCTGGATGCCCCTCAACGCTGCTCCACCCACAACTTATTATTgagtaattataaattaatttaaatctaAAATTCTGAAAAATTTGTCAGTTTTCACCAGAAGCACAGATTGTCCTGaattacacacactgcacagcagtGCACCTTTAATCACTGTGTGGGAGGGGCTTGAGCTCAAGGCCATAACcgtgtcttgaacattggggggaactaaccattttgggggtgggggtcaCGGGTGTAATGGGCCTCttaattcctttaaaatatttaaggctCTGAATGAAATAATTTCCTAAATAAAAGCTTTATATGCAATACACAgatacgctttttttttttttttaattcacacagttcaagacaaacactgtctctgcattgctagcaatttgcctgtttcagtcatcttttcctttcttttttgtgctgtctcaaagaaaagagtATAATTGAGTatgaatttgaatttcttttcatcactgatgtatctgtaaaatgacatgactttgtcagctggctagcaaaaagaaaatacacaaatctTAACATGATCTCTTCTTCAAGAATCCGAAcagtccaaagagaaaaaaaaaagcattattaaaatatcataaatgtagtccatacaaaacaaagctgttgtatggccaCAGAAAGCTTGGAAATAAAGTGCAAGTCAAAcagactactgttatgatgtctttatactgaacctttaatagtgctttatagttattctatggaatagagctgcttaattGGCCCGCTCCGCTTGCCCATTGGTCTGGGGATGGAACTCAGAAGACAAACTCACGGTAGCCCCCAGCTGTAGACAGAATTCTGCCAAAAATCTTGACACAAATTGGGGTCCCCTGTCAAAAACCACATCCACCGGAAGGCTATGAATGCAGAAGATGTGGCTAGTGACCTCAACCACTGTCTCCCTCACTGTGGGTAATTTGGGGGTGGGGGGAATGAAATGAGCCgccttcgagaaccggtccactacagtcataacgactgtgttgccatgggacgGGGGAGACCagtaacaaaatccatggctatgtgggaccagggtctcaaaGGGACTCACAGCGGTTGGAGCGACAGAACTGCTCCAAcacgcatccacctccaccacgaactgacgTAAAGTGTCAAGAGTGTTAAGGATGGGAGCGGTAATAAACCTTTCCTTTAATTTAGAGAACATGGCTTCAGCTCATGGGGATCAATAAAACTCAGTACaggtggaggtgagatccatcaGAGGTGTGGCAAACTGACTATAATTCCGAATAAACCGGCGAAAAAAATTGGCAAACCCCAGAAACATCTGCAAAACTTTGCGGGAATCTGTGGTTGACCAATCGGAGACGGCTCTGGCTCTGACCTTAACGGGATCCATGTGCACTCCCTCAGACGAAATGATGAATCCCAGGAATGGAACCGATTgtgcatgaaaagcacacttctccgCCTTAACAAATACTTGGTTCTATCGCTGCTTCTCCTCCGGTGGTAAGCTAGTCCTCCTGATCTGCATGAGTTCTGCCTCGGACTCCTGTTCCGAAGGTATGGCAGAAGAAGTGGACGGGGTGCGATGGTCAGCCGCCCTGGCATGTGGGGAACGCTGGTGGCGGCGACAAAGAGCAAGGCGCTAGTCCACCATGATGGCCAGGTCCACCAAGTCATCAAAACGTGGCGGCAGGTCTAAGGCATAGATCTTGTCCTTGATGTTGTCGGACAACCCATGCAGAAACCAGTCCAACTATGCTTGATCATTTAATTCACAGGATGCGGCGAGGGTGCGGAACTCAATGGCATAGTCTGGGACTGGTCAGTCACCCTGAGACAATCCAGACAGGAACCTCGCTGCCTCTTGACCCTGGACTGAGCGGTCGAAAACCCGGCAAAGCTCAGCCGAAAATGCCTGGAAGGATGAGCAACAGGGATGTCCGTTGTTCCAAATGGCAGTTCCCCACACACCAGCCCTTCCGGTGAGGAGCATGATGATTCAGGCCACCCTCACCATCTCGGATGGAAAAGAGGAGGGTGGAAGGGAAAAGAACAGAAAACACTGGGACAGAAAGGTACGGCAAGACTCCACCTCACCCGAGTATAGAGCTAGGGGGATGAGACGAGGTTCCGAGCGTCCGATGCTGGGGGAGACTGCCGGGGCTGGTGTGGGCGCTTCCAGAGGGGGACCAGTATCGGGAGGCTGATGAAGTTGCTGTGCCAGTGATGTGAGCTCAGCGAGCTGCGACACCATCATCTCCAAGGCCCGGTTGGAAGCAGAAATCTGATCCTGCTGGCGTCCCAGTAACGCCCCCTGCTGAGCGAGCGTGGACCAAAAGCTGGACTCCTCCGCTGGATCCATCTTAGCTAGATTGTCCTGTCAGAAAACACAAAAGATCCAAGCCCAGAGGAACATTTCACAGAGTTTATTGAActcaatatatcaaaaacaatAAAGGCTGGTGAGCAGGGACAATCCCGGTACAGACTGCAGTGTGAAGATGAAAAGTGTGTTCGTAGGAGTGTATGCGTTGTGGCAGTGTGGAATGAAGAACCATGAGGAACCCTCAAGCGAAGACGCTGGATGGCTGTTAACCGAAATCCAACAGCAAAGGCTGAGACTGGTAACCAACacagaaaacacaaaacagatccgactgaggcagagagagtgaggtgagttactcttacacacacaacaatctagcaatgaaCATGAGACATAAGCAGGCAATTAATGAGGGACAGATGCCGTCAGTCTGCTAAAgggtggcatgatcagtgttcccatggaaacgctgatcacgtATGCCTTACGCCACatatgtatattgtggttatggccctgctCCAGCTTTTGTTACATtattgaaatatttagttaatggTATGTCAACTTTGTTGATATCAAGGTTTCAGAGCCAATGAGATGTAGaagcatttaatttaattatgttaaGCGGAAATAATTTTATGATTTGGTTGTTGGTTACTCTAAAAAGAGTTATTAAAGGGAGATTATGGGAAATTAACTTTGAAAAGGGAGTTGATGAATTACTGAAAGGCAGCATAGTTATAAGCGTGTGGTCTTGCTTTAATTTTGATGCACGGTCTGTGTGAACCGCAAATTAAAGATGTTTGAAAGCAAAATGTAGATTCAATTTCTCAGTTTGTGCATGCtgaatgttaaatattaaattatatattttttaaatgggaCGCTCTGTGTGCTGAAATAGATATTGATTTACTGATATGATCACAATGAGAGTTGAATTTATCTGATGTTGTTAAACCACTAGGATGGGACGATAAAACTTTGACAAAGATTTCAAAGATGCTCTCTTAGTTTTTAACTGTTTAGGGTGGTCCACTGACAAAATTCAGACCTTAGCTTATTTCTACAGTAGATAAAGCACTGAAAATTAGAGTCCAGAAGAGTTCAGTTTAACCCGCAACAGGAACTTTGTAATTCCATGTACTATAATTGATCATCCATAATTTCTGAGAAtagctaatttatttatttatttatttttatccccttttctcccaatttggaatgctcaattcccactacttagtaggtcctcatggtggcacagttactcacctcaatctgggtggtggaggacaagtctcagttgcctctgcttctgagacagtcaatccgcgcatcttatcacgtggctcactgtacatgacactgcggagactcccagcacgggaggctcatgctactctccgcgatctacGCATAGCTTACCACACGTCCATTGAAAGCAAGTACCCgtaattgcgaccatgaggaggttgccccatgtgactaccctccctagcaaccggaccaatttggttgcttaggtgacctggctggagtcactcagcccaccctggatttgaactcgtgactccaggggtggtaatcagcatcaatactcgctgagctacccaggcccccagctaATTTATTGTTAAAATGAACTGTCATACTGCTACTCGTACCCACAGCTAGTTCTTTCAACAACAGGTGCATTAACAGTGTTGTCCTTTCTCTGTTTCCAAGGCTCCCTCCCTTGGTCAGCAGACCTGAGAGTCTCCTCTTATGTCAGTGATTCCATTCTTTCTTGACACATCACCACACACCATTGACATTGCAAGTTGAGTATATATAGACTGGTGTTATAATCTTGAGAACTGTGAAAGATATCGGaataaagtaatattctgggttatTTTCAACTGGTGTATTTTGCATGactgttaaaaatgttctttttacttttttagcttctttctttctccttcattctttctctctctctctccctcctttctTTCTCCTtccttctctctccctccctcccttctttctttctcccttctgccttcattctttctctccctccctcctttgtttctttcttccttctttctctctctctctctcctcccttccttccttccttcctcccaccctcctttctttcttccttcctttcttctttctctctctctctccctccttcctttcttctctctctctcccttcctccttcctccctccctcctttcttccttctttctctctctctccctcctcccacctctttcttccttctttctctctctccctcctccctcctctttcttccttcctttcttctctctctctctctctccctccttcctttcttctctctctcccttcctccttcctccctccctcctttcttccttctttctctctctctccctcctctttcttccttcattctctctctctccctcctctttcttccttcctttcttctttctctctctctctctctctttctctctctctctctctccctccttcattccttctctctctcccttcctccctccctcctttcttccttctctctctctctctctccctccctcctccctcctctttcttccttctttctctctctctctctccctccttcattccttctctctctctctcccttcctccttcctccctccctcctttcttccttctttctctctctctccctcctctttcttccttctttctctctccctcctccctcctctttcttccttctttctctctctctccctcctctttcttccttccttctttctctctctctctctctttctctctctctctctccctccgtcattccctctctctctctctccctccctccttccttaATATCTGTAATCAAAAGCATGCCAAATATAGGTTGTTTAAGTTGTGCAGTGTGGATATGCTTTATGGTTTCAGTCGATGGTTTTCAGTCGATGGCTCAAGGGTTTGTTTTctttgatcagtttgtgtgtcGTGAGTTCATGGTTGAGTTACATAAAGCCATCATGGGATTTTTTACATGACATGAAAGTAAATGAAAACCCGATAAAATTGCAAAATACTTAATTTAAATGCAGTTTAAGCCTTTTACAGAATGTCGATATTCTATTTATTCGCATCCACctcatcttttatatatatatatatatatatatatatatatatatatatatatatatatatattacattttagtaGTCTTCTTTCAGACAACTCTTCAACGTTTGACATTTACAGGAAAAATGCAACAGCCTTCCAATTCTGTAAACTCTTTAATAAACACATAGTTTTACAGTTCAGTATGCGGAACGGACTCTTGGACACGCCATTTGATGCACGTAGATTTGTAAAAGTAGGAGGGGTTATTTTCCTCCTAGTGTAAGCCGCACTGGTTCTTTCAAAAAGAGAGTTTTGATTGGTAGTGCCTTGGGCAAAGTGGGCGGACTTCGTGACTCGTAAGATGACGTCAAACGCCTTGCCGCATATAATTGGCCAGTTAGACTGGCTATCAAACTCAGAAGCCAAAGCCCAGTTGCTTGCTGTCTGAAGCGGCAGCGAGCAGAGAGGGACAAGAGGGTTTTCGTCTCTGGGCTGCGGAAACTACCCTACGAAAGCCAGCGATCTCTCTGGGCAGGAGGAGAGCCTTGAAAGGCAGCAGTGATCAGGCAAACGCATTATTTAAAGTCCCAGCTCAGTTAAAtaaatagaagaagaagaagaaaaccaTCTACTCTCTTGTAAATAAGAAGGCCTTCGGAGATGGGCGACAAGGCGGGGACCAGGTAAGGCAGTTATCAGCGCAGGTTGATCCGCAAGCTATTGAGTTCAggcttatttatcattttctcaGCATCCACCTCGTGACGAGTAATCCCACCTGACCTCTGTGGCTGAAGG from Myxocyprinus asiaticus isolate MX2 ecotype Aquarium Trade chromosome 1, UBuf_Myxa_2, whole genome shotgun sequence carries:
- the hmgb3a gene encoding high mobility group protein B3a; amino-acid sequence: MAKGDPRKPKGKMSSYAYFIQTCREEHKKKTPEIPVSFSEFSKRCSGRWKAMSDKEKSRFEDMAKQDKVRYDQEMMHYMPGKKGKKKDPNAPKRPCSGFFLFCSEHRPQIKAQYPSLGIGDVAKKLGEMWNNLTDSNKQPYLIKANKLKDKYQKDVADYKTKGKVGGVSMGMGMGMMGNCMAPKPMMKSNMDHEDDDEEDEEEDDDDFDDDE